A genome region from Euphorbia lathyris chromosome 4, ddEupLath1.1, whole genome shotgun sequence includes the following:
- the LOC136226827 gene encoding inactive protein RESTRICTED TEV MOVEMENT 2 — protein sequence MATATATRTIAIQYEDFNPNFEWKEEQASNSLLLHLPEFEKEQMKITYVHSSRVIRVTGEHLISNNKWKRFNRAFPVPENCNVQKIQAKFQTPTLTITLPKISPTPTSTPTNPSFIEKPQNNKTDSVDSKKQEKPQNKQTDDDRKKQELNPVLPPSRDEKDEKKKKQEEEDNSSKKRKELVPTPGPSDEDEMSKKRKQETIRRSENYGEKAKEVKKKIMEFGREISEDKQSLVNIGVAILVIAALGAYIYSSSATNANSND from the exons ATGGCAACAGCAACAGCAACAAGAACCATTGCAATTCAGTATGAAGATTTCAACCCCAATTTTGAATGGAAGGAAGAACAAGCCTCTAACTCATTGCTTCTGCATCTTCCAG AATTTGAGAAGGAGCAAATGAAGATCACATATGTCCATTCATCTAGAGTAATAAGAGTTACAGGAGAGCACTTAATTTCAAACAACAAATGGAAAAGATTTAATAGAGCATTTCCTGTTCCTGAAAACTGTAATGTCCAGAAAATTCAAGCAAAGTTCCAAACTCCTACTCTCACCATTACTCTCCCCAAAATCAGCCCAACCCCAACCTCAACCCCAACCAACCCTTCTTTCATTGAAAAAccacaaaataataaaacagaTAGTGTTGATAGCAAGAAACAAGAAAAACCACAAAATAAACAAACAGATGATGATAGAAAGAAACAAGAATTAAACCCTGTTCTTCCTCCTTCAAGAGATGAGAAAGatgagaaaaaaaagaaacaagaaGAAGAGGACAACAGTagcaagaaaagaaaagaattagtGCCAACTCCAGGTCCAAGTGATGAAGATGAAATGagcaagaaaagaaaacaagagACAATAAGAAGATCAGAAAATTATGGGGAAAAAgcaaaggaagtgaagaaaaaaataatggaGTTTGGAAGGGAGATAAGTGAAGATAAGCAATCATTGGTCAATATAGGAGTTGCTATTTTGGTGATTGCTGCACTTGGGGCTTACATCTATTCTTCATCTGCTACTAATGCCAATTCCAATGACTAA
- the LOC136226128 gene encoding phospholipid-transporting ATPase 1, producing the protein MMDPKSPIENNSSFEISLNSASRRSASSNRSRGSGSVREVTFGDVGSKPVRYGSRGADSEGFSASQKEINDEDARLVYLDDPHKSNERFEFAGNSIRTGKYSLLSFLPRNLFEQFHRVAYIYFLIIAVLNQLPQLAVFGRGASILPLAFVLLVTAVKDAYEDWRRHKSDKIENNRLARVLLDGQYQEKKWKEIRVGEIIKIQKNEGIPCDMVLLSTSDPTGVAYVQTINLDGESNLKTRYAKQETLSKIPETEMLNGLIKCEKPNRNIYGFHATMDIDGKRLSLGPSNILLRGCELKNTELAIGVAVYCGRETKVMLNSSGAPSKRSRLETQMNKEIIILSFFLITLCTVVSVCAAVWLRRHKDDLNTIPFYRKKDFNDEDEDYNYYGWGLEIFFTFLMSVIVFQIMIPISLYISMELVRVGQAYFMIRDELIYDETSSSRFQCRALNINEDLGQIKYVFSDKTGTLTENKMEFQCASIWGVDYSDGKARSQNEQVGDSVQVDGKILRPKMNVKVDHQLLQLLRSGKDTEQAKHAYDFFLVLAACNTIVPITSDDPSDPTVKLMDYQGESPDEQALAYAAATYGFMLIQRTSGHIVIDIQGEKKRFNVLGLHEFDSDRKRMSVILGCPDKSVKVFVKGADTTMFGVIDRSSNLNIIRSTEAHLYTYSSIGLRTLVIGMRELSDSEFEQWHSSFEVASTALIGRAGLLRKVASSVENSLTILGASAIEDKLQKGVPEAIESLRTAGIKVWVLTGDKQETAISIGYSSKLLTNKMTQIIINSNSRESCRKSLADALLMCKKFNTLSDTTVATGGSSGTTVSSVALIIDGTSLVYILDSELEEQLFQLASKCSVVLCCRVAPLQKAGIVALVKKRTADMTLSIGDGANDVSMIQMADVGVGISGKEGRQAVMASDFAMGQFRFLVPLLLVHGHWNYQRMAYMILYNFYRNALFVLVLFWYVLFTGFTLTTAINEWSSMLYSIIYTALPTIIVGILDKDLSRRTLLKYPQLYGAGHKHESYNSKLFWLTMIDTIWQSLVIYFVPFFAYWGSSIDAPSIGDLWTLAVVISVNLHLAMDILRWNWITHAAIWGSIAATFICVMIIDAIPNLVGYWAIFHIARTRLFWLCLIGIVVGALLPRFVVKVVYQYFTPSDIQTAREADLLGNRRELGSVEVEMNPILEPSRR; encoded by the exons ATGATGGACCCAAAAAGCCCAATTGAGAATAATTCAAGCTTTGAAATCTCTTTGAATTCCGCGTCCAGGAGAAGCGCATCTTCCAATCGTTCCAGGGGTTCTGGTTCAGTTAGGGAAGTTACATTTGGTGATGTAGGATCCAAACCCGTCAGGTATGGATCCAGAGGGGCTGATTCTGAGGGGTTTAGTGCATCTCAGAAGGAAATCAACGATGAAGATGCTAGGTTAGTTTACTTAGATGATCCTCACAAGTCAAATGAGAGGTTTGAATTTGCTGGCAACTCTATTCGGACAGGAAAATATTCACTCCTTTCGTTTTTGCCTAGGAATTTGTTTGAACAATTTCATAGAGTTGCTTACATTTATTTCCTTATAATCGCCGTGCTCAATCAGCTCCCCCAGCTTGCAGTTTTTGGCCGGGGAGCTTCCATTCTTCCACTTGCTTTCGTTCTCCTAGTTACAGCAGTTAAGGATGCATATGAGGATTGGAGGAGACATAAGTCGGATAAAATTGAGAATAATAGATTGGCTAGGGTTTTGCTGGATGGGCAGTATCAAGAAAAGAAATGGAAGGAGATTCGAGTTGGTGAAATTATCAAGATTCAGAAAAATGAAGGCATTCCTTGTGATATGGTGCTTCTCTCAACCAGTGATCCAACTGGGGTTGCGTATGTGCAGACCATTAACTTGGATGGAGAATCCAATTTGAAGACTCGATATGCAAAGCAGGAAACCCTTTCAAAGATTCCTGAAACAGAAATGTTAAATGGGTTGATTAAATGTGAGAAACCCAATAGAAACATTTACGGATTTCATGCTACCATGGATATCGATGGGAAAAGGCTGTCCCTTGGGCCGTCCAATATTCTTCTACGAGGCTGTGAGCTCAAGAATACTGAATTGGCAATTGGAGTTGCAGTATATTGTGGACGTGAGACCAAAGTTATGCTTAATAGCTCAGGAGCTCCTTCAAAAAGGAGCCGACTTGAGACCCAAATGAATAAAGAGATTATCATTCTCTCATTTTTCCTTATTACTTTGTGTACTGTTGTTTCGGTCTGTGCTGCTGTGTGGTTGAGGCGCCATAAGGATGATTTGAATACAATTCCTTTTTACAGGAAGAAGGACTTCAACGATGAAGACGAGGATTATAACTATTATGGATGGGGATTGGAAATATTCTTTACATTCCTTATGTCAGTTATTGTATTCCAGATCATGATCCCTATTTCTTTGTACATTTCTATGGAGCTTGTCCGGGTTGGTCAGGCATACTTCATGATTCGAGATGAACTCATATATGATGAGACTTCAAGTTCGAGGTTCCAGTGCAGGGCCTTAAATATAAATGAAGATTTAGGACAAATCAAGTATGTGTTTTCAGACAAAACAGGTACTCTTACTGAGAACAAGATGGAGTTTCAATGTGCAAGCATATGGGGAGTAGATTATAGTGATGGAAAAGCCAGATCACAGAATGAGCAAGTTGGAGATTCTGTCCAAG TGGATGGGAAGATTTTGAGGCCAAAGATGAACGTGAAAGTCGATCATCAGCTTCTACAATTATTAAGAAGTGGGAAGGACACAGAGCAAGCAAAACATGCTTATGATTTCTTCCTTGTCCTAGCAGCTTGTAATACAATTGTGCCTATAACTTCTGATGATCCATCTGATCCAACTGTGAAGTTGATGGATTACCAAGGAGAATCTCCAGATGAGCAAGCACTGGCTTATGCTGCTGCTACATATGGATTTATGCTCATACAACGAACTTCAGGACATATAGTTATTGATATTCAAGGAGAAAAGAAAAG GTTTAATGTGTTAGGTCTGCACGAGTTTGATAGTGACCGGAAGAGAATGTCAGTGATATTAGGATGCCCTGACAAGAGTGTTAAAGTCTTCGTCAAAGGCGCTGACACTACCATGTTTGGTGTGATTGATAGATCTTCAAACTTGAATATAATACGTTCAACCGAAGCACATCTCTATACATACTCTTCAATCGGGTTGAGAACTCTAGTGATTGGGATGCGTGAATTGAGTGATTCAGAATTCGAGCAGTGGCATTCTTCTTTTGAAGTAGCTAGCACAGCTTTAATTGGTAGAGCTGGTTTGCTTCGTAAGGTCGCTAGCAGTGTGGAAAACAGTCTTACCATACTTGGTGCTTCTGCAATTGAAGATAAACTGCAAAAAGGTGTCCCAGAAGCCATAGAGTCTTTGAGGACAGCAGGGATTAAGGTATGGGTGTTAACCGGTGACAAGCAGGAAACTGCTATATCAATTGGCTACTCGTCCAAACTCCTGACTAATAAGATGACCCAGATTATTATCAATAGCAACTCTAGGGAGTCATGCAGAAAAAGTTTAGCAGATGCCTTGCTCATGTGTAAGAAATTCAATACTCTGTCTGACACAACAGTTGCGACTGGAGGAAGTTCTGGAACTACTGTAAGCTCAGTGGCCTTAATTATTGATGGTACCAGCCTTGTGTATATACTTGACAGTGAACTTGAAGAACAG CTCTTCCAATTAGCCAGTAAATGTTCAGTGGTGCTTTGCTGCCGGGTAGCTCCATTGCAGAAAGCTGGAATTGTTGCTCTTGTTAAGAAGAGGACTGCAGACATGACACTTTCTATTGGAGATG GTGCTAATGATGTCTCCATGATCCAAATGGCTGATGTGGGGGTCGGCATAAGTGGGAAAGAGGGTCGGCAAGCTGTTATGGCCTCAGATTTTGCAATGGGACAATTTAGATTCCTAGTTCCACTTTTATTGGTCCATGGACATTGGAATTACCAGCGGATGGCATACATGATACTATATAATTTTTACAGGAATGCATTATTTGttcttgttttgttttg GTATGTGTTATTTACCGGTTTCACTCTAACAACTGCAATTAATGAGTGGAGCAGCATGTTGTATTCTATAATTTATACTGCCTTGCCTACAATTATAGTTGGTATtcttgacaaagacctaagtaGAAGGACTCTTCTAAAGTATCCCCAGCTTTATGGAGCTGGCCATAAACATGAGAGCTACAACTCAAAACTGTTTTGGCTAACGATGATCGACACCATTTGgcaaagtttggtaatatactTTGTCCCGTTCTTTGCATATTGGGGAAGCTCAATTGATGCACCAAGCATAGGAGATCTTTGGACACTAGCAGTTGTCATTTCCGTTAATTTGCACCTGGCCATGGACATCCTTCGATGGAATTGGATTACTCATGCCGCCATTTGGGGATCTATAGCTGCAACTTTCATTTGCGTCATGATCATTGATGCTATTCCTAACTTGGTTGGATACTG